The Deinococcus carri genome contains a region encoding:
- a CDS encoding alpha-ketoacid dehydrogenase subunit beta has translation MTAAPPTRTKTMTMVAAINDALALALETDPAVHIFGEDVGVMGGVFRATDGLQARFGTERVFDTPLAEAGIVGMGIGMGLAGLKPVAEIQFAGFLYPALDQILSHLGRYRHRTRSRYHLPMVVRAPYGGGVHTPEQHADSPEAILAHTPGVKVVIPSTPRDAKGLLLAAIEDPDPVFFFESIKLYRSVKEEVPEGHYTVPLGQARVVTQGDDVTVICYGGMVEVATRAAEAARAHGIGVEVIDLRTLVPLDTDTILESVAKTGRVVVVTEAPRTGGFHSEISAIIAEEAIEHLQAPIVRVTGFDAPYPPFTSIEDVYRPNPVRVAKAIRQVMAY, from the coding sequence ATGACCGCTGCCCCCCCCACCCGCACCAAGACCATGACGATGGTCGCCGCCATCAACGACGCCCTGGCCCTCGCGCTGGAGACTGACCCCGCCGTCCACATCTTCGGGGAGGACGTGGGGGTGATGGGCGGCGTGTTCCGCGCGACCGACGGCCTGCAAGCCCGCTTCGGGACCGAGCGGGTGTTCGACACGCCGCTGGCGGAGGCGGGCATCGTGGGCATGGGCATCGGCATGGGGCTGGCGGGCCTCAAGCCGGTCGCGGAGATTCAGTTCGCGGGGTTCTTGTACCCGGCGCTGGACCAGATTCTCTCGCACCTGGGCCGCTACCGCCACCGCACCCGCAGCCGCTACCACCTGCCGATGGTGGTGCGCGCACCCTACGGCGGCGGCGTCCACACGCCCGAGCAGCACGCCGACAGCCCGGAAGCCATCCTGGCGCACACCCCCGGCGTCAAGGTCGTGATTCCCAGCACGCCAAGAGATGCCAAGGGCCTGCTGCTGGCCGCTATCGAGGACCCCGACCCCGTCTTCTTCTTCGAGTCCATCAAGCTCTACCGCAGCGTCAAGGAGGAGGTGCCGGAGGGCCACTACACGGTGCCGCTGGGCCAGGCGCGCGTGGTCACGCAGGGGGACGACGTCACCGTGATCTGCTACGGCGGCATGGTGGAAGTCGCCACGAGAGCTGCCGAGGCCGCCCGCGCGCACGGCATCGGCGTGGAGGTGATCGACCTGCGGACCCTGGTGCCGCTGGACACGGACACCATTCTGGAAAGCGTCGCCAAAACGGGCCGCGTGGTGGTCGTCACCGAGGCCCCGCGCACCGGCGGCTTTCACAGCGAGATCAGCGCCATCATCGCGGAGGAGGCCATCGAGCACCTGCAAGCCCCCATCGTGCGTGTGACCGGCTTCGACGCGCCCTACCCGCCCTTCACCTCCATCGAGGACGTGTACCGCCCCAACCCGGTGCGGGTGGCGAAGGCGATCCGGCAGGTGATGGCGTACTGA
- the rnpA gene encoding ribonuclease P protein component, protein MKTEREFRRVRQQGVMLRDPLLTLRVTDYRPRHGEAWRPRAIIGIVVPKKTLRRAVDRNRARRRVREALRTLPGGLPPCRAILMPNPGVLSVPFPELQAVLTRVLAQVPGRVKRGKGGGKGGNPRAPSPVPAAVPPADHAPDSATTSGKTP, encoded by the coding sequence TTGAAAACGGAGCGCGAGTTCCGGCGGGTGCGGCAGCAGGGCGTGATGCTGCGCGACCCGCTGCTCACGCTGCGGGTTACCGATTATCGCCCGCGGCACGGTGAGGCGTGGCGGCCCCGCGCCATCATCGGCATCGTGGTACCCAAAAAGACCCTGCGCCGCGCGGTGGACCGCAACCGTGCCCGCCGCCGCGTGCGCGAGGCGCTGCGCACCCTGCCGGGCGGCCTGCCCCCCTGCCGGGCCATCCTGATGCCGAATCCCGGCGTGCTGAGCGTGCCCTTTCCCGAGTTGCAGGCTGTGCTGACGCGGGTGCTGGCGCAGGTGCCGGGCCGCGTGAAGCGGGGCAAGGGCGGCGGCAAAGGCGGGAACCCCCGCGCCCCGTCCCCCGTACCTGCTGCCGTGCCGCCTGCCGACCATGCCCCCGACTCCGCCACCACCTCCGGGAAAACGCCGTGA
- the pdhA gene encoding pyruvate dehydrogenase (acetyl-transferring) E1 component subunit alpha, whose amino-acid sequence MFQLVTPEGTVPQPDLLPDVPTRLRLYRLMRRARHFDERAWVLYRTGRMGVFPPYGGMEASQVGTAAALTHDDWLFPTYRDTGAALTYGLPIPQTIAYWRTSPHGWAMPQNLKVLPFYIPIATQYPQAVGAALAEKRQGTQNVAMAYIGDGGSSEGDFHEALNFAGALDAPCVFVLQNNGWAISVPTRTQTRATNLSRRAEGYGIPGVRVDGNDVLATYHVTREAVERARRGEGPTLIETVTYRIKPHTVADDPSRYRTEADTAGWDAKDPVLRLRTHLLAQGHLTEEDDAAITRDIEAEFEAALKEADAYPEPTPAEIVDHVFAEPTPQLRRQRAQLLAEEEA is encoded by the coding sequence ATGTTCCAGCTCGTGACGCCGGAGGGCACAGTGCCCCAGCCGGACCTGCTGCCCGACGTGCCCACCCGCCTGCGGCTCTACCGCCTGATGCGCCGCGCCCGCCACTTCGACGAGCGGGCCTGGGTGCTGTACCGCACGGGCCGCATGGGCGTGTTTCCGCCCTACGGTGGGATGGAGGCCAGCCAGGTCGGCACCGCCGCCGCGCTGACCCATGACGACTGGCTCTTTCCGACCTACCGCGACACCGGCGCGGCCCTCACCTACGGCCTGCCCATCCCGCAGACCATCGCGTACTGGCGCACCAGCCCGCACGGCTGGGCGATGCCGCAGAACCTCAAGGTGCTGCCCTTTTACATCCCCATCGCCACCCAGTATCCGCAGGCGGTCGGCGCGGCGCTGGCCGAGAAGCGCCAGGGTACGCAGAACGTGGCGATGGCCTACATCGGGGACGGCGGCAGCTCCGAGGGCGACTTTCACGAGGCGCTGAACTTCGCGGGGGCACTGGACGCACCGTGCGTCTTCGTCCTCCAGAACAACGGCTGGGCCATCAGCGTGCCCACCCGCACCCAGACCCGCGCGACCAACCTCTCGCGCCGCGCCGAGGGCTACGGCATTCCCGGCGTGCGGGTGGACGGCAACGACGTGCTGGCGACCTACCACGTCACGCGGGAGGCGGTGGAGCGTGCCCGCCGCGGCGAAGGCCCCACCCTGATCGAGACCGTCACCTACCGCATCAAGCCCCACACCGTCGCCGACGACCCCAGCCGCTACCGCACCGAGGCCGACACGGCGGGCTGGGACGCCAAGGACCCGGTGCTGCGCCTGCGAACGCATCTGCTCGCGCAGGGGCACCTGACCGAGGAGGACGACGCCGCCATCACCCGCGACATCGAGGCCGAGTTCGAGGCCGCGCTGAAGGAGGCCGACGCCTACCCCGAGCCGACCCCCGCCGAGATCGTGGATCACGTCTTCGCCGAACCCACGCCCCAGCTTCGCCGCCAGCGCGCGCAGCTTCTGGCGGAGGAGGAGGCGTGA
- a CDS encoding YidC/Oxa1 family membrane protein insertase, whose protein sequence is MKTRTLLPLTALGALLLTGCGTSGPLPTFGKAITPEWITADFDGQPGDEYIATSNLQDVVFNARGEVIGWYVKSYAGTPFIKKRPDGTYDFSALKTSKTIVNMVGDRKALALSAAGTLDPAQPARAAAPQLSQNLVQNRQEAVFRYTQNGVAVTKTVTLHPRNFKVDVQTTLQGGPQNYTMLFPGLGKADNPSVKAVPVGGQLAAVQGSGTLSVPNIQYAALQEKPSQVAHALIVRPQGGTAASATLTGGAQGLIAVQLSGPSNLEVYGGKNELVHLYQSGYTSLPGLFQPNFFGQISLLIVKLMETLYKFVGNWGLVIVLLTILLRLIMWPLMQAQGRTTARMQVMQPKIKEIQDRYKERKDMDSQRAMQAEMQQLYRDHNFNPAGCFSTFLPFPVLIALWSTIRNFEFDSGFLWLPDLAIPDPFYILAVIYLIVNIGQLYVMTRKNPDMFRQQAFIYLIFLYFALTFPAGVTIYIILSTLIGIGQQILINKQVEKETASIGQTVQKAPPRPAGKAVKTIEAPKK, encoded by the coding sequence ATGAAGACCAGAACCCTGCTTCCCCTCACGGCCCTCGGGGCGCTGCTCCTCACGGGGTGCGGCACCTCCGGCCCCCTCCCCACCTTCGGCAAGGCGATCACGCCCGAGTGGATCACCGCCGATTTCGACGGTCAGCCCGGCGACGAGTACATCGCCACCAGCAATCTCCAGGACGTGGTGTTCAACGCGCGCGGCGAGGTGATCGGCTGGTACGTCAAGAGCTACGCGGGCACGCCGTTCATCAAGAAGCGCCCCGACGGCACCTATGACTTCAGCGCCCTGAAGACCTCCAAGACCATCGTGAACATGGTGGGGGACCGCAAGGCGTTGGCGCTGAGCGCGGCGGGCACCCTCGACCCCGCCCAGCCCGCGCGGGCCGCCGCACCGCAGCTTTCCCAGAACCTCGTGCAGAACCGGCAGGAGGCGGTGTTCCGTTACACCCAGAACGGCGTGGCCGTCACCAAGACTGTCACCCTGCACCCGCGCAACTTCAAGGTGGACGTGCAGACCACCCTTCAGGGTGGCCCGCAGAACTACACCATGCTGTTTCCCGGCCTGGGCAAGGCGGACAACCCCAGCGTGAAGGCCGTGCCGGTGGGCGGGCAACTGGCCGCCGTGCAGGGCAGCGGGACGCTGAGCGTGCCCAACATCCAGTACGCCGCGCTTCAGGAAAAGCCCAGCCAGGTCGCCCACGCGCTGATCGTGCGGCCCCAGGGGGGAACGGCCGCCAGCGCCACCCTGACCGGCGGTGCCCAGGGCCTGATTGCGGTGCAACTGAGCGGCCCCAGCAACCTGGAAGTGTACGGCGGCAAGAACGAACTCGTTCACCTGTACCAGAGCGGCTATACCAGCCTGCCGGGCCTCTTTCAGCCCAACTTCTTCGGCCAGATCAGCCTGCTGATCGTGAAGCTGATGGAGACGCTGTACAAGTTCGTCGGCAACTGGGGCCTGGTCATCGTGCTGCTGACCATCCTCCTGAGGCTGATCATGTGGCCGCTGATGCAGGCGCAGGGCCGCACCACCGCCCGCATGCAGGTAATGCAGCCCAAGATCAAGGAGATTCAGGACCGCTACAAGGAACGCAAGGACATGGACTCGCAGCGGGCGATGCAGGCCGAGATGCAGCAGCTCTACCGCGACCACAACTTCAACCCGGCGGGCTGTTTCTCCACCTTCCTGCCCTTCCCGGTCCTGATCGCGCTGTGGTCCACCATCCGCAACTTCGAGTTCGACAGCGGCTTCCTGTGGCTGCCCGACCTCGCCATTCCGGACCCCTTCTACATCCTGGCGGTCATCTACCTGATCGTGAACATCGGGCAGCTCTACGTGATGACGCGCAAGAACCCCGACATGTTCCGCCAGCAGGCGTTTATCTACCTGATCTTCTTGTACTTCGCCCTGACCTTCCCGGCGGGCGTGACGATCTACATCATCCTGTCCACCCTGATCGGCATCGGCCAGCAGATTCTGATTAACAAGCAGGTTGAAAAGGAAACGGCCAGCATCGGCCAGACCGTGCAAAAGGCCCCGCCCCGCCCCGCCGGCAAGGCCGTCAAGACCATCGAAGCGCCCAAGAAGTAA
- the yidD gene encoding membrane protein insertion efficiency factor YidD: MSAAARGLVRLVRGYQRHLSPLKPAPTCRFTPTCSQYAAEAIERHGALRGGWLAAWRVLRCNPLVPGGVDPVPDHFPPQHRPKSTRKTP; this comes from the coding sequence GTGAGCGCCGCCGCACGCGGCCTGGTGCGATTGGTCCGGGGCTACCAGCGGCACCTCTCGCCGCTCAAGCCCGCGCCCACCTGCCGCTTCACGCCCACCTGCTCGCAGTACGCGGCAGAGGCCATCGAGCGGCACGGTGCCCTGCGGGGGGGCTGGCTGGCCGCCTGGCGCGTCCTGCGCTGCAATCCCCTGGTGCCGGGCGGGGTTGACCCCGTGCCGGACCACTTTCCACCCCAGCACCGCCCGAAGAGCACCAGAAAGACACCCTGA
- a CDS encoding sensor histidine kinase produces the protein MSLPQPPAHRIPLAAQVREVVLAALPALLTAALLLLATQPTYRTLIDRGSGWTPYAYQGLAQDVQAYQIARLDPALSAPERQMRYEVALSSAANPAQFTLLDTVESHGEARLARVEALLRQNTPGSVAAAAREAVRLNAQAGDFAGETRVQYVQALGAMRRALLVTALMTGLLSMLLTLRALLLWRAERTRRARREARQQEALSLASHELRRPLQTLLLASDLLRHAGTPEERQHLLGLLEDSAGQLASRADLTRLQGLYLDVTLRVTRPDLRVPVQRAAGGRVTAQVPPQPVCWPVDADRLRQIIENLVENAVKYSDGPVELTLALVDGRPQITVRDHGPGIRAELRERLFLPYQRGSGTLARGQGLGLALVRRYARAHGGDVTLEDAPGGGTLARLTLGEPLLPEPGRLPPEWGPLEKVPS, from the coding sequence GTGAGCCTCCCGCAGCCGCCCGCCCACCGCATTCCCCTTGCCGCCCAGGTGCGCGAGGTGGTGCTGGCGGCGCTGCCCGCCCTGCTGACCGCCGCCCTGCTGCTGCTGGCGACGCAGCCGACCTACCGCACCCTGATCGACCGGGGGAGCGGCTGGACGCCCTATGCCTACCAGGGCCTCGCGCAGGACGTGCAGGCCTACCAGATTGCCCGGCTGGACCCTGCCCTGAGCGCGCCGGAGCGGCAGATGCGCTATGAGGTGGCCCTCTCCAGCGCGGCCAATCCGGCCCAGTTCACGCTGCTGGACACGGTGGAAAGCCACGGCGAGGCGCGGCTGGCCCGCGTGGAGGCCCTGCTGCGTCAGAACACCCCTGGCAGCGTCGCCGCCGCCGCCCGCGAGGCCGTGCGCCTCAACGCCCAGGCGGGGGATTTCGCGGGCGAGACGCGGGTGCAGTATGTCCAGGCCCTGGGGGCGATGCGCCGCGCGCTGCTGGTCACGGCGCTGATGACCGGCCTCCTCAGCATGTTGCTGACCCTGCGGGCGCTGCTGCTGTGGCGCGCCGAACGCACCCGCCGCGCCCGCCGCGAGGCCCGGCAGCAGGAAGCCCTCAGCCTCGCCAGCCACGAACTGCGCCGTCCTCTCCAGACGCTGCTGCTGGCCAGCGACCTGCTGCGGCACGCGGGCACCCCGGAGGAGCGGCAGCACCTGCTGGGCCTGCTTGAAGACAGTGCGGGCCAGCTCGCCAGCCGCGCCGACCTGACCCGCTTGCAGGGCCTCTACCTCGACGTGACCCTGCGCGTGACGCGCCCTGACCTGCGGGTGCCCGTGCAGCGTGCCGCCGGGGGCCGCGTGACGGCGCAGGTGCCGCCTCAGCCCGTCTGCTGGCCGGTGGACGCCGACCGCCTGCGTCAGATCATCGAGAATCTGGTCGAGAACGCCGTGAAGTACTCTGACGGCCCAGTCGAACTCACCCTGGCCCTGGTGGACGGACGGCCCCAGATCACGGTGCGCGACCACGGCCCCGGCATCCGGGCCGAGTTGCGCGAGCGCCTGTTTCTGCCCTACCAGCGCGGCTCCGGCACGCTGGCGCGTGGGCAGGGCCTGGGCCTCGCACTGGTGCGCCGCTACGCCCGCGCCCACGGCGGCGACGTGACCCTGGAGGACGCACCGGGGGGCGGCACCCTGGCCCGGCTGACCCTGGGCGAGCCGCTCCTGCCCGAGCCGGGTCGCCTGCCGCCAGAGTGGGGGCCGCTGGAAAAGGTGCCGTCCTGA
- a CDS encoding C39 family peptidase — translation MRLPVLLLTAGLLAGAAAFTLSRTQERSVRAPGAVAATVPALSPAPAEAPPEAAPPAPQEPRLGARTEPVPRPVLVTPAQPAAEPGPLPASAHVPSIRHEYQRLNNCGPVTVGMALSRWGGTLNQYDIAPRLKPNRGDVNVSPEELAAFARAQGMDVHLARNGDRALLKRLLAAGYPVVVETWFVTEDGGMGHYRLLTGYDDAGQQFSALDSYLGRLGLPYARFDELWRSFGRTFLVVSPPNRAAEVRELLGFRADRGAERQEALRAALVEADRRDDAVGWLNVGQAKLAVGDARGAARAFEQAFAARPDPTLDPTRPVRVVGGLPWRTLWYSFGPLEAYTRTGRYADVLRLTNAVLRDAPAHEEAHYWRGRALAGLGRTVEARAAYREALRLRPGYAAARAALGRLEG, via the coding sequence ATGCGCCTCCCCGTCCTGCTGCTGACCGCTGGCCTGCTCGCGGGTGCGGCGGCATTCACGCTGTCGCGGACGCAGGAGCGCTCGGTTCGTGCGCCAGGGGCCGTCGCGGCGACCGTGCCCGCGCTCTCTCCCGCACCGGCTGAAGCGCCACCCGAGGCCGCCCCGCCCGCACCCCAGGAGCCGCGGCTGGGGGCCAGGACCGAGCCGGTCCCGCGGCCCGTCCTCGTCACGCCCGCCCAGCCGGCGGCGGAGCCAGGGCCGCTGCCCGCCTCCGCCCACGTTCCCAGCATCCGGCACGAGTACCAGCGGCTGAACAACTGCGGCCCGGTGACGGTCGGCATGGCGCTGAGCCGCTGGGGAGGCACGCTGAACCAGTACGACATCGCGCCCCGGCTCAAACCCAACCGGGGCGACGTGAACGTGTCGCCTGAGGAACTGGCGGCCTTTGCGCGGGCGCAGGGGATGGACGTTCACCTGGCACGCAACGGGGACCGCGCGCTGCTCAAGCGGCTGCTCGCGGCGGGCTATCCGGTGGTCGTGGAAACGTGGTTCGTGACCGAAGACGGCGGCATGGGCCACTACCGCCTGCTGACCGGCTACGACGACGCGGGCCAGCAGTTCAGCGCCCTGGACTCCTACCTCGGCCGCCTGGGCCTGCCCTATGCCCGCTTCGACGAGCTGTGGCGGTCCTTCGGGCGCACCTTTCTGGTCGTCTCGCCACCGAACCGGGCAGCGGAGGTGCGTGAGTTGCTGGGGTTCCGGGCTGACCGGGGGGCCGAGCGGCAGGAGGCCCTGCGCGCCGCGCTGGTGGAGGCGGACAGGCGGGACGACGCGGTGGGCTGGCTGAATGTCGGGCAGGCAAAACTCGCGGTCGGGGACGCGCGGGGCGCGGCACGGGCCTTCGAGCAGGCCTTCGCGGCCAGGCCCGACCCCACGCTCGACCCGACCCGCCCGGTGCGGGTGGTGGGTGGCCTGCCCTGGCGGACGCTGTGGTATTCCTTCGGGCCGCTGGAGGCCTACACGCGCACCGGGCGGTATGCGGATGTGCTGCGCCTCACGAACGCGGTTCTGCGCGACGCGCCCGCCCACGAGGAAGCGCACTACTGGCGGGGCCGCGCCCTGGCGGGCCTGGGACGCACGGTGGAGGCAAGGGCCGCCTACCGCGAGGCGCTGCGGCTGCGGCCCGGCTATGCGGCGGCGCGGGCCGCGCTGGGCAGGCTGGAGGGATGA
- a CDS encoding DUF4384 domain-containing protein, whose translation MKNLLSPRTLSLSTLTALLASAAGAAPVISAQSIIVNPVQSSLTVKVWTDRGSGQQVPSYAPGERIRLYASVNQDAYVYLFNVDPQGRVDLILPNKYQGGANFLKANTTKVFPSPGDPFTFDVAAPYGLNKVLALASRTPLNLDQIASFKTQQNSFATVNVQGQERLAQALSIVVNPVEQSSWISDTAYYNVVARAGTVQPAPVQPAPIQPVPPRPAPLFTDPQWQTSFERRSTLENVYAEYAARLRAEGFTQVSRRQNGNHIQGEFRRGDRRASLEVKQKGSRFEVKITRR comes from the coding sequence ATGAAGAACCTCCTTTCTCCGAGGACGCTGTCCCTGAGCACCCTGACCGCCCTGCTGGCCTCGGCGGCGGGCGCTGCGCCCGTTATCAGCGCGCAGAGCATCATCGTCAACCCGGTGCAGAGCAGCCTGACCGTCAAGGTCTGGACGGACCGGGGCAGCGGGCAGCAGGTGCCCAGCTACGCCCCCGGCGAGCGTATCCGCCTGTATGCCAGCGTGAACCAGGACGCCTACGTGTACCTGTTCAACGTGGACCCGCAGGGCCGGGTGGACCTGATCCTGCCCAACAAGTACCAGGGCGGCGCGAACTTCCTGAAGGCGAACACCACCAAGGTCTTTCCCTCGCCCGGCGACCCCTTCACCTTCGACGTGGCCGCGCCCTACGGCTTGAACAAGGTGCTGGCCCTGGCGAGCCGCACGCCCCTGAACCTCGACCAGATCGCCAGCTTCAAGACGCAGCAGAACTCCTTCGCCACCGTGAACGTGCAGGGCCAGGAACGGCTGGCACAGGCGCTGAGCATCGTGGTGAACCCGGTCGAACAGAGCAGCTGGATCAGCGACACGGCCTATTACAACGTGGTGGCCCGCGCCGGGACCGTGCAGCCCGCCCCCGTTCAACCTGCTCCGATCCAGCCCGTGCCGCCCCGGCCCGCCCCCCTCTTCACCGACCCGCAGTGGCAGACCAGCTTCGAGCGCCGCAGCACCCTGGAAAACGTGTACGCCGAGTACGCCGCCCGCCTGCGCGCCGAGGGCTTCACGCAGGTCAGCCGCCGTCAGAACGGCAACCACATCCAGGGCGAGTTCCGCCGCGGTGACCGCCGCGCCAGCCTGGAAGTCAAGCAGAAGGGAAGCCGCTTCGAGGTGAAGATCACCCGCCGCTGA
- a CDS encoding molybdopterin-dependent oxidoreductase codes for MPPQPRALLPWLVLFSGLALGVSGPALGEQIGRGPAGQNLPTPPVQSSPARLTPFPYLRPGRPLPPTRAGEQVLLTLEGQGRTLGLTRAQLLALPAVRYATEHAQLHRTFVYEGVPLRDLAELGGFAGQDLRLYASNGFVTTIRARDYLAAPIMLAYRANGRPIPVLEKGPLTVVLPPDPQRFPPHLYGAAWVWFVERITPVP; via the coding sequence GTGCCCCCGCAACCTCGTGCGCTGCTGCCCTGGCTGGTTCTGTTCTCCGGGTTGGCGCTGGGCGTCTCTGGCCCGGCGCTGGGTGAGCAGATCGGTCGGGGACCGGCGGGCCAGAATCTGCCGACCCCGCCCGTCCAGAGCAGCCCCGCCAGGCTCACGCCCTTTCCGTACCTGCGCCCCGGCCGCCCCCTGCCCCCAACCCGGGCCGGTGAACAGGTACTGCTGACCCTGGAGGGCCAGGGCCGCACGCTGGGGCTGACGCGGGCGCAACTGCTGGCGCTGCCCGCCGTGCGCTACGCGACCGAGCATGCCCAGCTCCACCGCACCTTCGTCTACGAGGGTGTGCCGCTGCGCGACCTGGCGGAGCTGGGGGGCTTTGCCGGGCAGGACCTGCGCCTGTATGCCAGCAACGGCTTCGTGACCACCATCCGCGCCCGTGACTATCTGGCCGCGCCCATCATGCTGGCCTACAGGGCGAACGGCCGCCCGATTCCGGTGCTGGAAAAAGGCCCGCTGACGGTGGTGCTGCCGCCCGACCCGCAGCGGTTCCCGCCCCACCTGTACGGGGCCGCCTGGGTGTGGTTCGTCGAGCGTATTACCCCGGTGCCGTGA
- a CDS encoding RNA polymerase sigma factor: MTSEPDILTPELLTRLRDGEEAAWHAFVSAYEARMYAYLYRLEGNAEDALDLTQEVFYRAWRSIRTFREGERVLPWLYQVARNTQIESHRRKQLARFSLEEAREDVGFEVTSAARSPVQAAESADAQDRVQRALMKLPEEYREAVVLRFVEDLPYDEIARIQGVAVGTAKSRVFRAKEQLAELLADVADVH, encoded by the coding sequence GTGACTTCCGAGCCGGACATTCTCACGCCCGAGCTGCTCACCCGCCTGCGGGACGGGGAGGAGGCCGCCTGGCACGCCTTTGTCAGCGCCTACGAGGCCCGCATGTACGCCTACCTCTACCGGCTGGAGGGCAACGCCGAGGACGCGCTGGACCTCACTCAGGAGGTCTTTTACCGGGCGTGGCGCAGCATCCGGACCTTCCGCGAGGGCGAACGGGTGCTGCCCTGGCTGTATCAGGTCGCGCGCAACACCCAGATCGAGTCTCACCGCCGCAAGCAATTGGCGCGCTTCAGCCTGGAAGAGGCCCGCGAGGACGTGGGCTTCGAGGTCACCAGCGCCGCCCGCTCGCCCGTGCAGGCCGCCGAGAGCGCCGACGCCCAGGACCGCGTGCAGCGCGCCCTGATGAAACTGCCGGAGGAATACCGCGAGGCCGTCGTGCTGCGCTTCGTGGAAGACCTCCCCTACGACGAGATCGCCCGCATCCAGGGGGTGGCCGTCGGCACCGCCAAGAGCCGCGTCTTCCGAGCCAAGGAGCAACTGGCCGAACTGCTCGCCGATGTGGCAGACGTGCACTGA
- a CDS encoding FUN14 domain-containing protein, translating into MSPDPVSTASITAALRPLLPDLSVGALLGFATGLALKKVGRLALVALGLLFLSVQLLAYFGLLTVNWPRVQALAAPWLQQGGELGGMWLTRVLTANLPFAGAFTAGLLLGLRARG; encoded by the coding sequence TTGTCCCCCGACCCCGTCTCGACCGCCTCCATCACCGCAGCGCTGCGCCCCCTGCTGCCCGACCTGAGCGTGGGGGCATTGCTGGGCTTTGCTACCGGCCTCGCGCTGAAGAAGGTGGGGCGGCTGGCGCTGGTGGCGCTGGGCCTGCTGTTCCTGAGCGTGCAGCTTCTGGCCTACTTCGGCCTGTTGACCGTGAACTGGCCGCGCGTGCAGGCCCTCGCGGCCCCGTGGTTGCAGCAGGGAGGCGAGCTGGGCGGCATGTGGCTGACGCGGGTGCTGACCGCCAACCTGCCCTTTGCGGGGGCCTTCACGGCGGGGCTGCTGCTGGGGCTGCGGGCGCGGGGTTAA
- a CDS encoding CAP domain-containing protein gives MPRNWKRGRPLTLLLSGVSWAVLIGACAAQPVEFRVGFSMNEERRAPLNVAFTAQAPAEYHIEWDFGDGSAGQGHQVNHTYYRAGSYTVQARLLDTRGQRRSTATGQVKVLSGGPEHAALVVLLGRGEVRLSAAGSVAYRPGNPSFSLEGRPVGPGPIPVTAGEYRAAVRLPGESGVLEDSVKFRMAPLAASVPFETEVLRLTNQARARGWNCQTLRAGGPALPPLKRNPALEVAALAQSAGMALGDYFDHQSRLDGSTPAQRVEATGLSVRASGENIAAGQETPEEVVQAWLRSPGHCRNIMGDFTQIGVSYVNRAGSSYGRYWTQVFATPAE, from the coding sequence GTGCCGAGAAACTGGAAACGGGGCAGACCGCTGACGCTGCTGCTGTCGGGAGTGTCCTGGGCCGTGCTGATAGGGGCCTGCGCCGCGCAGCCCGTCGAGTTCCGGGTGGGCTTCTCGATGAACGAGGAACGCCGCGCCCCGCTCAACGTGGCCTTTACCGCGCAGGCTCCCGCCGAGTACCACATCGAGTGGGACTTCGGAGATGGCAGCGCAGGTCAGGGCCACCAGGTGAACCACACCTATTACCGCGCCGGGAGCTACACGGTGCAGGCCCGGCTGCTGGACACGCGCGGCCAGCGACGCTCGACCGCGACCGGCCAGGTGAAGGTGCTGAGCGGCGGCCCCGAACATGCCGCGCTGGTCGTGCTGCTGGGGCGCGGCGAGGTGCGGCTGTCGGCGGCGGGGAGTGTGGCCTACCGACCCGGCAACCCCAGTTTCAGCCTGGAGGGTCGGCCGGTCGGCCCTGGCCCCATCCCCGTCACGGCGGGGGAGTACCGCGCGGCGGTGCGGCTGCCCGGCGAGAGCGGCGTGCTGGAAGACAGCGTGAAGTTCCGCATGGCCCCGCTGGCGGCCAGCGTGCCCTTCGAGACGGAGGTACTGCGCCTGACCAACCAGGCACGGGCACGCGGCTGGAACTGCCAGACCCTGCGCGCGGGCGGCCCGGCCCTCCCGCCCCTGAAGCGCAACCCCGCGCTGGAGGTGGCCGCGCTGGCCCAGTCGGCGGGGATGGCGCTGGGGGACTACTTCGACCACCAGAGTCGCCTGGACGGCAGCACCCCAGCGCAGCGGGTCGAGGCCACCGGCCTGAGCGTGCGGGCCAGCGGCGAGAACATCGCGGCGGGCCAGGAAACGCCCGAGGAAGTCGTGCAGGCCTGGCTGCGCAGCCCCGGCCACTGCCGCAACATCATGGGCGACTTCACCCAGATCGGCGTGTCGTACGTCAACCGCGCCGGCAGTTCCTACGGGCGCTACTGGACTCAGGTGTTCGCCACGCCCGCCGAGTAG